The Pseudomonadota bacterium genome includes a window with the following:
- the rlmD gene encoding 23S rRNA (uracil(1939)-C(5))-methyltransferase RlmD yields MSPARSPALRVGQRIRLTLGALATGGEAVARHDALVVFVEGGAPGDEADVEITEVRRSFARGVITSLHTPSMHRVSPRCAIYGECGGCQLQHLSPSAQRDAKTRIVADAMRTIAGLPESAVAPCMPTTPWGYRNKMQLVAARNGRLGLYRRHTHEVVSMETCHIAHPMANRILEAVSALLDDLQWPAYDEATGEGLLRHVLARVAGPAEKPRAFVVPIVTREHVPRLDAFCARLRERVPEVAGIALNINDARTNVILGRRTVHVWGAEHLEEVVSGIRFKVAPASFFQVNREGLSHLVELVGECLQPSPAQIVIDGYCGVGALSLPLASRVGRVIGIEEVPPAVENARQNARLNQIDNAVFEQGAVEAVLPTLPAADAVILDPPRKGCAPAVIETIAAHAVPTVVYVSCNPATLARDLVRFREHGYHPKRIQPVDMFPQTAHVECVTHLTRS; encoded by the coding sequence GTGAGCCCGGCCCGATCTCCCGCGCTGCGGGTGGGCCAGCGCATTCGTCTCACCCTGGGCGCCCTGGCGACCGGAGGAGAGGCGGTCGCGCGTCACGACGCGCTCGTCGTGTTCGTCGAGGGCGGCGCCCCAGGAGACGAGGCCGACGTCGAGATCACCGAGGTTCGCAGATCGTTTGCACGCGGCGTGATCACGTCGCTGCACACCCCCTCGATGCACCGGGTCTCCCCCCGCTGCGCCATCTACGGAGAGTGCGGCGGATGTCAGCTGCAGCACCTCTCCCCCTCGGCACAGCGCGACGCCAAGACACGCATCGTGGCCGATGCCATGCGCACCATCGCGGGCCTGCCCGAATCGGCCGTCGCACCGTGCATGCCCACCACCCCGTGGGGATACCGGAACAAGATGCAGCTGGTCGCTGCCCGCAATGGCCGCCTGGGGCTCTATCGCAGGCACACCCACGAGGTGGTCTCCATGGAGACCTGCCACATCGCCCACCCGATGGCCAACCGCATCCTCGAAGCGGTGAGCGCGCTGCTCGACGATCTTCAATGGCCGGCCTATGACGAAGCCACGGGCGAGGGCCTCCTGCGTCACGTCCTGGCGCGGGTGGCGGGCCCCGCCGAGAAACCCCGTGCCTTTGTCGTTCCCATCGTGACCCGCGAGCACGTCCCGCGCCTCGACGCATTCTGCGCCCGGCTGCGGGAGCGGGTTCCGGAGGTCGCCGGCATCGCCCTGAACATCAACGATGCACGAACCAACGTGATCCTGGGGCGACGCACGGTGCACGTATGGGGCGCCGAGCACCTCGAGGAGGTGGTGAGCGGCATCCGCTTCAAGGTCGCCCCTGCCTCCTTCTTCCAGGTGAATCGCGAAGGGCTGTCGCACCTGGTGGAGCTCGTCGGTGAGTGCCTGCAACCCAGCCCCGCCCAGATCGTGATCGACGGCTACTGTGGCGTGGGTGCGCTGTCGCTCCCGCTGGCGTCACGTGTGGGGCGTGTCATCGGCATCGAGGAGGTTCCTCCGGCGGTGGAGAACGCGCGCCAGAACGCTCGGCTCAACCAGATCGACAATGCCGTGTTCGAGCAAGGCGCAGTGGAGGCCGTGCTTCCCACCCTGCCCGCGGCCGACGCGGTCATCCTCGATCCCCCTCGAAAGGGGTGTGCCCCCGCGGTCATCGAGACCATCGCCGCCCACGCCGTTCCCACCGTGGTCTACGTCTCATGCAACCCAGCCACGCTGGCACGGGATCTGGTTCGATTCCGCGAGCACGGCTACCACCCGAAGCGCATCCAGCCGGTCGACATGTTCCCGCAGACCGCGCACGTGGAGTGCGTGACCCACCTCACGCGCTCCTGA